The sequence CAGTGCAGCAAATTTTTCTTGGTGAGGAACATATGTCTATTTGCTTTTCACTCTCGAGACAGTCTCTTTTACAATGACCGTAACGTTTGGTGCAACGATCAGCATCCACCAAGGTACATGTGGCTACAGTAAAAGAAGAGTAACAGAAATTACTAATCTTTTATTTAAGCATATATTACTTCTGATTTCATAGAGTATGATGTGTACATTGTACCAAGTTTAGAAAATACCAGAAAAAATCCACTACAACTATCTTATACcccatgtatatataaaattaaaacttgttttaaaattaatatatgattAAAAACTTCATGACACATATTATTCTCAAAAAGAATTCAAGATATTTGTAGAGCTACATGACAATGTGTATAATCTTTCAGCTATTTTTGGACAATCGTGTCATAtctaaagtttttaatattttaggatTATGATAAACAATGtggtttacatattttaatacttATATGATATATCCTTATGACAGTtgtaaaaaagtttaattttagagTTTTGGTACTGCCACAAAAATTTATGCAATTTTTGCCCCattgcaattttaatttttatgcctTTATTTATGTTGaatacttttccttctttttataaaattttttacatGCTTTGTTGATTATATaactggaattttttaaaattaataagttcataagaattttaaaaatatattgtagatAGTAACTTTTATCTGTCATATTTGTCACCAATTGGTCTTCcttagttgttgttttttatatTGTTAGTTATGGATTTTAAACAATTACACTTTCATTACAAGATACAtaaatattcaatttaaaaaatgtaaacaattttgtatttttgtatgcagaaatttacaaaaataatctattttaatgtattattcgACCTTCAAAATAAGAAATTCTTGCATAGATTTTTTCGtcatagtattttatttattatagtatttttctctttatatcaaCTGTACTTGTCAGATATGTAGCtaacttcatttcttttaaatgattaaataattattccacactattaaaatattttcttcacctCTTTAAATGATTTTCACTGTATGCTTAATGTTGTTATATGCTAAACTCACAAACTCTAGATCTCTTTCAGCTATCAATTGCATTGTATGAATATAGCTATGGATTTTTGAAACAGAAACAGCTTAAATTACAAAAATGTATAATAGAAACAGCAGGtgctttattgtattttatttctttatgtataaactttaaaaagaaaataaaacaaacttgcAGAAGAGTACCCAAAAATAAATGCTCAGCTAAGAGTGTTATTAAACATTAGAGACCTATATAAACACTACCCaagtcaagaaatagaacatttccgGCACACTTGTGCCCCCTCACAATTACTATTCCTTTCActctttcatttcaaaaaaaaaattgtcttgatttatattttgtttaaggCTGCTCATTTTAAAGCTTTATGTGAATGCAACAGTACAGCACATATATTTTTACATCTGATTTTATTCACTCACAATATTGTATTTTGAGATTTGTTCTTATTTTGTATAACTATAATTCTTCCATGTTCATTATCATATAGTGGACCGTTACatacatatactacattttaGCCTTATCTGCCGATGAATATTCAGGTTGTTTCCCATTTTTGAATACTTTTGTACTTGGCTCTTGGGGCACATGCTCAGGCATTTTTGTTGGGCATATCCCTAAGGGTGAAATACAATGGTAAGGTGTCTACATAGCTTCAACATTAATAGACAAGTGCCAAACATATGTTCAAATAATTGGTGCTAACTTAAACTTCCAGAAGCATTGCATAATAGTTTCAGGCATCTAAAACCTAAGAAATgcttgatattttcaatttagtaATTATGATGCGAATGTAATGACACCTCATATATCTTAAcccattttatatttcataataaaatgccaATTTTTCTGATCACTGAAAAAGGGTAACATGTTTTCTTATGTTTACTGACctaataaatatctatcatttagAAAGTGATCCATCTTTGGTTTTCTATTGGACAGTCTtgtcttttttatattgttttatgtatgttctttatatattccagttGTGTTCCTTTTGTATGCTAAATGTATTGAACATATTTTTCTCCATATAGAGCTTGCTTTTTTTAGTTGATGTTTTTTGACTGACAAAAGTTTCCAAATTTTAATGTAGTCAATACTATTTTTTCTACTGATTAAGAAATACTACTACTTGTATGTTAAAATTGTTAGTAAATTCTTTTACATTAACTTGTATGCtttattgttttgcctttttccaTGCTTGCATCTCAGGCTATTTGGAATGAGATTTTGGATGTGGTAAGAGGCAATAGTcaagtttcattttttcttcatatggctatgCAATGGAACCAGCCCTATTTATTGAAAAGCTTATTTAGTACATTGTTCTGTAGTGCCATCTTTatctgtttctgggttctctattctccaTTGATGTATTcaaaaatttatatgtattagataatttctgaaaaaattaCATCTAATGAatctgaacaacaacaaaaagaaatagaaaatctaaatgtTTCTAAATTCATGCAGGGAATAGAATCCATAATAATTAAGCTTCTATAGGGAAAATACCTAGCCCAGATAGGTTCACTGTTGAattccaaacatttaaagaagaaataacaccaatTATACACAAACTTTTCCAGATAATAGAATATAAAAGGATGtttctaacttattttatgagatcTACAATACCTGGTATTAAAACTGATCAGgacattacaagaaagaaaattactcaTTAATACAGATGCAAAAAGTTTCTTGTTCACAATATCCTCCCATGATCATTTTGATATCTGTAGCATATATACTAATATCTCTGATAAAGTTTAGTTTTGCCTTCActttttctttacagttttgTCAAagctttattaattttgttagtcttttcaaaaaacgaaatgtggccttttttattttctctagtgtCTGTTTTCTACTTATATCTAATTATGTCTTATTACATGCTTGTAactgtcattttaatttgatttccttttttaacttcATCAGTTAAAATTTTAgttacatttttagttttaattcctTTTAGATATATGGATATAACTACATTAATTTCCTTGTAAACCCTACTATGAACTTtgatttatctcatttttattactattcagttcaaaatattttctaatatccaTTTGATCATCTTATAGATTCTGTTACTGATATTCCAAGAAATATACACTGCTGTTCTCAGTTCATTCAGTTTCTCTAGGGTCTAATTACTTTTAAGCCTTCACTTCTGAgacttataaataaatttaatatattatagtTTTCTTAACAATTTAAATATCTAGAAGAAAACTCAATCCAAAAAAGCTGAAAGATCTTAtcttcattatctcattttatctacGTATTTGGAGAATGAGGTGGGTAAAGTACATCAGTATAATGATATTATCAATGAGGAAACCAAGATTCAATATAATCAAGACACTTCTTTAATTGATAAGATTGCATTAAAAATTTGCATTCtacaattaataatttattatttctatttctagtgaGAAGTTTTACACAAATATAACAGAGATATCTATCTTACCTGGTAGAATGAAGGTCACATAACACAGAAAATGGAGATAGAAAAAGATCCTCATTCTGTAGAAAGAAGTTGTTGAAAGATTTGGTAACAGAATATAGAGACTAGAGAACTTTCCAAAACCCAAAAGATGTTTACTATTTATAGTTTTCTCATGGAAGAGAAACTCTCTTTATCTGGAAATTGTTTTAATTGTGTGTGCCTATCTCTGCTCCAGTGACTATGGCTGTGGGCAGAATTACCCAAATTGAAAACACTTGAAAATAATGGAGCTTTTGTGAGGAATCCCTCTGTGAATGATAGCTGTAAACATGGCATCTTCCTTTCATTGCTAATTAATTAATGATCAATGCAAAGGGGCATCCATGGAATAAATTTAAGGTAAATACTTATTTACTACTTCAGAAATAAAACAGCTGAACATTGTCCATTAATCTGCTGATTACTTTTCAAAACTTACTGTAATCACTAATCTGGTGTGTCAATTCATCAATATGCCTGCatatcaaaaaattttaattgtatcATGTTATCCCATTAATTTCCCCCAAATTATTCATTTACAAGACCCAAATATTAAGCCTCACTTTCATCATTAATTTCTGTTACATTTTTCAGATGGAACTTAAATATTCACGAAACTCTTGTTTTCCTAGTAAAGCTCAATAATTCTCcactttttttaacatttaaatattttattacatgcaCACAATAAATAATGAGAAGAGACTGTGATGAATAGCAATAATTTCCTGCCCACTAGGCCCTCTAGTGATTACTAACATAAGAACAAGGATATAGTTTCTATCTTATCTTGGCTTACCAAACAGAGTACATCTCTTGGTTTCtactaagaaaattataaatttagaTTACTTACACTCTTTTCTAGGCTACctttatcaaatattttgaagttatgttaattttttaaaaatgttatagatTATCTTcaataaaacacatatttttccTATCAACTGTAGTTGCAATATTAAGCCTTcctcatttaaaatgaaaatattagccCTCTTGCTAGTTACTCCAGCAATTCTCCCCACTTTTCACATCTCATTCATTTGTTACACATTTCCTTTTATCTTCTGTAAGATAATATgtgtattgtatatataattagaattaaaacatatactttatttttagactgcaatacaataagtattattaattatattgcCTTTATCTATGTGCCCAATATCACAACACTTGGGTTAATCAAAGAGAAATGCTCTTGATTTCAAAGTCAAATTgacattattattaacattattacaaataatttcttttatatctttcttttcttctttctgctttcttttttcttaagttttttttgtgtttttttaaaattgttttatatttggtTATGTCATTATTGGAAAGTATTTCTTCCTGCAGTTTTCTTTGTATATActgacaaaatataaataatgggCATTCCCTATCGTCAAATTTATCTGAGTAGCATAGGTGATTCCTGAGACTGCTTCATTCTAAGATTTTTCTAAACCTGCCCTCCTGAGTTTAATTTACTGTGATCTAGAtcttgtgtctttttttgttgttgttcttgtttttctccctccagaattgttttcagaaaagatttttttaaattagaatttcctttctaaacaatatttttattctgcCCTCACATTTAGTTATTTGGATGTTAAGTCTAGGTTCAAAATCATGTTCCTTCAGAACTTTGAAGCTGTTACTCTACTAACATCCGGCATCCAGTCTTCCTGATGAAAACTCTAATGCTGGGATAGctccttttaaatgttttaatttttttctctcttgatgTCATTAGGACATTGGTTTTCTGATTCAGTCTCTCAAACTTTATGATTCACACATTTCTTATGAATAAGTTATCTTTCTGGTATTGGTGAGCTTATATCTTTCCTCGGATCTgggaaattttcttctctttctatattttttttcctcagataaGTTCTTCCctccttatttgtttgtttattttctctcttttggggATGTTTTTAAGTCAAACATTTAGCTATTTCTCCATAATTCTCTCTcctacttttatatatatttgttattttttgattttaaataaatcttctacttttatatttaattttgcaattttttaagcaaaatttttTTCGTTTGCTAAAAAAGGAATATAAGTGCCATTTTCTGTTCTTTGATTATTCTTATGTCATAGAATTATAGTCCTGTATTATAGATGTAAAGGCTTCTTGAATACCTCTgtaaatacattttagagagattttgtttgttttttgttacaTTATATTCTTTTCCTTGATCTGTTTTCTCAGAGTCTAGCATTCTGTTTGTCATTGTGATCTTAGATATTCATGCTGCTGATTTTACTCATATGTTGGATGAAGAACTGAATACATTGTAGGATTTCCTTGGTTGTCTTGCATATCTTTTCCTTTCTGCAATGGAATTTTCATGGTAAAGTCTGTGAATGTGGGCTGAATGGGCTTCCTTACTACAAGTAGAATGCCTTATGACTCCCTATATCTTGAAGAAGAAACCTTGCTATTTTTCCAGAGGCAGAAGTTTCTATACCAGAAATCTTAGCTCTCTCCACAAGATTTTAATTATTCAATTAGATTgtgattgtattttaaaaagctaaaaatctCATGAGGGAAGAACTGTGGAGATTCAGTAATCTTTCTTGAATAAACAAAGACTCCTTGGATTTTTTTGCAAGTCTAGTTAATTTGCAGAGTTCTTTATAAAGTGTATTTAGACAATTTTATGacaatgtttttcttccttttatggaGTAGcagattttctgaattttttatgCCATTTTTCTGGAAGTCCTACCCATAATTTTTTGCTTATTGCTACTTAACAAAAATTTCTGTAGTTTGAGAGTTAAGCTCTGTTCTGATTTATATTCTTGTGCAATAAACTACTTTAAAACTTTTTGGCttaaagtagaagaaaaacacaacatTTTATTATGCTCATGAATTGTGCATGACAAAAAATTAACATAGAATATAATGGAGTATGAGGTTGCCTATTTTCTTTATGTCTGAAAACTCACCTGAGAGATACAGCCTAGGAGTGATTTCATATTGGCTAACTCCTTCTTATCCTCCTTTGTGGGTTCCAGTTCTTCACATAGAATTATTTAAATCCTATTTCTTGGGATTTCATACTTTTCCACCTTGGTCTGTAGCCTTTCATTGGGTGATTTTATCTCATTGCTTTGGTTAATGTCTCGACAAATCTATATTGGaagcacatttttctttcttgagctTCACACATGAATATAGCAGAAAAGTGTAAACTTTAAGTGTTCCTTACCAAGTTTGCTCCTCTGactatattttttattgagtGATCACATAGTTAggcaaatatttcaaataagaaaactgcAAGTTATCCATTTCTCTTAAACCTAAAATTCACTGAAACTCTTTGATTTCTTCTAAGTCAGAACTCTGCCCTAAATTTTTATACTGTCCAAATTGTTGTTATAGGTTTAAGTAAGAAATACATTCGGTGGATACTTC is a genomic window of Pongo pygmaeus isolate AG05252 chromosome 5, NHGRI_mPonPyg2-v2.0_pri, whole genome shotgun sequence containing:
- the DEFB114 gene encoding beta-defensin 114, with the translated sequence MRIFFYLHFLCYVTFILPATCTLVDADRCTKRYGHCKRDCLESEKQIDICSSPRKICCTERLYEEDDMF